In Pseudorca crassidens isolate mPseCra1 chromosome 16, mPseCra1.hap1, whole genome shotgun sequence, one DNA window encodes the following:
- the LBX1 gene encoding transcription factor LBX1 has product MTSKEDSKAAPGEERRRSPLDHLPPPANSNKPLTPFSIEDILNKPSVRRSYSLCGAAHLLAAADKHAPGGLPLAGRALLSQTSPLCALEELASKTFKGLEVSVLQAAEGRDGMTIFGQRQTPKKRRKSRTAFTNHQIYELEKRFLYQKYLSPADRDQIAQQLGLTNAQVITWFQNRRAKLKRDLEEMKADVESAKKLGPSGQMDIVALAELEQNSEAAGGGGGGGGRAKSRPGSPALPPGAPQAPGAGPLQLSPASPLTDQPASSQDCSEDEEDEEIDVDD; this is encoded by the exons ATGACTTCCAAGGAGGACAGCAAGGCGGCGCCGGGGGAGGAGAGGCGGCGCAGCCCGCTGGACCACCTGCCGCCTCCCGCCAACTCCAACAAACCGCTGACGCCGTTCAGCATCGAGGACATCCTCAACAAGCCGTCTGTGCGGAGAAGTTACTCGCTGTGCGGGGCGGCGCACCTGCTGGCGGCCGCGGACAAGCACGCTCCGGGCGGCTTGCCCCTGGCGGGCCGCGCGCTGCTCTCGCAGACCTCGCCGCTGTGCGCGCTGGAGGAGCTCGCCAGCAAGACTTTTAAGGGGCTGGAGGTCAGCGTCCTGCAAGCAGCCGAAG GCCGCGACGGGATGACCATTTTTGGGCAGCGGCAGACCCCCAAGAAGCGGCGAAAGTCGCGCACGGCCTTCACCAACCACCAGATTTACGAGCTGGAGAAGCGCTTCCTCTACCAGAAGTACCTGTCCCCCGCCGATCGCGACCAAATTGCGCAGCAGCTGGGCCTCACCAATGCTCAGGTCATCACCTGGTTCCAGAATCGGCGTGCCAAGCTCAAACGGGACCTGGAGGAGATGAAGGCCGATGTGGAGTCCGCCAAGAAACTGGGCCCCAGCGGGCAGATGGACATCGTGGCGCTGGCCGAACTCGAGCAGAACTCGGAGGctgcgggcggcggcggcggcggcggcggcagggcTAAGTCAAGGCCTGGCTCTCCGGCACTCCCCCCAGGCGCTCCGCAGGCCCCGGGCGCCGGGCCCCTGCAGCTCTCGCCCGCCTCCCCGCTCACGGACCAGCCGGCCAGCAGCCAGGACTGCTCGGAGGACGAGGAAGACGAAGAGATCGACGTGGACGATTGA